One window of the Acidobacteriota bacterium genome contains the following:
- a CDS encoding TROVE domain-containing protein, with protein sequence MRVLKNIHGAPAPQSEPIAGRETGMVRNAAGGYVFPVTDWIRLERFLILGTEGGTYYTDARTLTLGNAAVVRRCLEADGSRTVETIVEISVRGRAPSNDPALFALAMAASFGDPKDRRAAGEALPRVARIGTHLLHFVSFVNDMRGWGRSIKRAVGRWYTDQELDRLTRQVLKYRQRDGWSHRDVLRLTHPKCASGQRLNDLMRWVTHPDTTQVDPKQLPLVDAFQRLQRAETVSETAGLLKEHAWLSREMVPTEHLAQKAVWEALLPNLPMTALVRNLPVMTRLDALRPLADATRAVTARLTDPEALRAARVHPLALLVASRTYGQGRSERGSSTWTPTPAVAEALEQACVLAFDHLEPMAGRVYLAVDVSGSMGWSHVAGLSNLTAREAAAAMAMVIARHADRHVIKGFSAAGGGGPSSGGWAHRTAMQALPITGSSTLREAVEATTDLPFGGTDCALPMLDALERGIEADVFIVLTDNETWAGRMHPSEALRQYRRRTGIPARLVVVGMTATECSIADPEDAGMLDVVGFDTAAPNVIREFVGGVAA encoded by the coding sequence ATGCGGGTTCTCAAGAACATCCACGGCGCCCCCGCGCCCCAGTCGGAGCCGATCGCGGGCCGCGAGACCGGGATGGTCCGCAACGCGGCGGGCGGTTACGTCTTCCCCGTCACGGACTGGATCCGCCTCGAACGGTTCCTGATCCTCGGAACCGAAGGCGGCACCTACTACACCGACGCGCGCACGCTTACCCTGGGGAACGCCGCTGTCGTACGCCGTTGCCTGGAAGCGGACGGGTCACGCACGGTGGAGACCATCGTGGAGATCAGCGTCCGGGGTCGGGCCCCGTCGAACGACCCGGCGCTGTTCGCGCTGGCGATGGCGGCGAGCTTCGGCGATCCGAAGGACCGTCGGGCTGCCGGCGAGGCGCTGCCCCGGGTCGCTCGCATCGGGACGCACCTGCTGCACTTCGTCTCCTTCGTGAACGACATGCGCGGTTGGGGACGGTCGATCAAGCGCGCCGTCGGGCGCTGGTATACGGATCAGGAACTGGACCGGCTGACCCGCCAGGTGCTCAAGTATCGTCAGCGCGACGGTTGGAGCCATCGTGACGTGTTGCGACTGACCCACCCGAAGTGCGCCTCCGGGCAGCGGCTGAACGATCTCATGAGGTGGGTCACACATCCGGACACGACGCAGGTCGATCCGAAGCAGTTGCCGCTGGTGGACGCATTTCAGCGGCTACAGCGGGCGGAGACCGTCTCGGAAACCGCCGGGCTGTTGAAGGAACACGCGTGGCTGTCGCGCGAGATGGTGCCGACCGAACATCTGGCGCAGAAGGCCGTCTGGGAGGCGCTGCTCCCCAATCTGCCGATGACCGCGCTCGTGCGGAACCTGCCGGTGATGACGCGGCTCGACGCCCTGCGGCCGCTGGCGGACGCAACGCGTGCGGTGACGGCGCGATTGACCGATCCGGAGGCGCTGCGCGCGGCCCGCGTGCATCCCCTGGCTTTGCTGGTCGCCTCGCGTACCTATGGCCAGGGCCGTTCGGAGCGCGGGTCGAGTACGTGGACGCCGACGCCCGCAGTCGCGGAGGCGCTGGAGCAGGCCTGCGTACTGGCGTTCGATCACCTGGAGCCGATGGCCGGGCGCGTCTATCTCGCGGTCGACGTGTCCGGATCGATGGGCTGGTCGCACGTTGCCGGGCTGTCGAACCTGACGGCGCGGGAGGCCGCCGCGGCCATGGCGATGGTCATCGCCCGACACGCCGATCGGCACGTCATCAAGGGTTTTTCGGCGGCCGGCGGTGGAGGTCCTTCCAGCGGTGGATGGGCGCACCGGACCGCCATGCAGGCGTTGCCGATTACGGGTTCCAGCACGCTCCGCGAGGCGGTCGAGGCGACCACCGACTTGCCGTTCGGCGGTACGGACTGCGCACTGCCGATGCTGGATGCCCTGGAACGGGGAATCGAGGCCGACGTCTTCATCGTGCTTACCGACAACGAGACGTGGGCGGGGCGGATGCACCCGAGCGAGGCCCTGCGCCAGTACCGGCGCAGGACCGGCATTCCGGCCAGGCTGGTGGTGGTGGGGATGACGGCCACCGAATGCAGCATCGCCGATCCCGAGGATGCCGGCATGCTGGACGTGGTCGGGTTCGACACCGCCGCACCGAACGTGATTCGAGAGTTCGTCGGAGGCGTTGCCGCGTGA
- a CDS encoding cytochrome P450 has protein sequence MLLAAEEFLLFLLDEQHGTLLPMTERTEHLVLAGAVLMDLQLANRIDTDLDNLTPSDPMPLGDDVLDPTLADIVGAQETHDALYWVERTARRAHEIRERTIARLVSRGILREPGEDAFLSLTPEVAHARRYPSTNGATQEHVRLRIMRVLFSDDIPDPADIVIISLVDACDVWRKLLTAEELVKARKRIAIVSRLDLIGRAVATLVRMVRPAARAARDGGAGLPLARGWPLVGSTFAVARDPRTFFVQEYQRVGPVFRVKTLTRNFVALAGQEANLFVSRSERMHLHTSDMWDPLCAEFGATRFVLNMNGKDHVRMRRETRDGLSRQLIESEIPAAVDVIRRSVAAMPLNAPLRALPAILRLVGETTSAIVAQSSTAEYIDDVRLVLREAVTRGFLHTPRLPRTPRQRRALRRAAELSDRWLTQHQLQQHARKANAIDDILTLHRADPMFLPECDLPLTALLPLFAGVETVGSIGACMLYVVLKNPALRERAQAEADALFAGGTPDAAKVHELDVLYRIMLEALRMYTPVPGIQRKVTTSFDFDGHRIPAGADLFLAFFVTHDLPEHFPDPQRFDIDRYLPGREEHKQPGVFAPFGVGVHHCAGRGFAETQLPLLVATLLHEADMELVPPTYELKTDRWVLFPSFVPDKGFRFRMRSRRH, from the coding sequence ATGCTGCTTGCCGCCGAAGAGTTCCTGCTGTTTCTCCTGGACGAGCAACACGGCACGCTCCTCCCGATGACCGAACGTACGGAACATCTGGTTCTCGCCGGCGCGGTGTTGATGGACCTGCAATTGGCGAATCGCATCGATACCGATTTGGACAACCTCACGCCCAGCGATCCAATGCCGCTCGGTGACGACGTGCTCGACCCCACGCTGGCCGACATCGTCGGCGCGCAAGAGACGCATGACGCGTTGTACTGGGTGGAACGCACGGCCCGGCGGGCGCACGAGATCCGCGAGCGGACGATTGCCCGGCTGGTCTCCCGGGGCATACTCCGCGAGCCCGGCGAGGACGCATTCCTGTCCCTGACGCCGGAGGTGGCGCACGCGCGGCGCTATCCATCGACGAACGGAGCGACGCAGGAGCACGTCAGGCTGCGCATCATGCGGGTTCTGTTCAGCGACGACATCCCGGACCCGGCGGACATCGTGATCATCAGCCTGGTCGATGCCTGCGACGTTTGGCGAAAGCTCCTCACGGCAGAGGAACTCGTCAAGGCGCGAAAACGGATCGCGATCGTCAGCCGCCTCGACCTGATCGGGCGGGCCGTGGCGACCCTGGTGCGCATGGTACGACCGGCGGCTCGCGCCGCGCGCGACGGCGGCGCCGGTCTGCCGCTGGCCCGCGGCTGGCCGCTGGTGGGCAGCACGTTCGCCGTGGCGCGCGACCCAAGGACGTTCTTCGTGCAGGAGTACCAGCGCGTCGGGCCTGTTTTCAGGGTCAAGACGTTGACGCGCAACTTCGTCGCCCTGGCAGGACAGGAAGCCAACCTGTTCGTGTCCCGCTCGGAGCGCATGCATTTGCATACGTCCGACATGTGGGATCCGCTCTGTGCGGAGTTCGGCGCCACGCGCTTCGTGCTGAACATGAACGGCAAGGACCACGTTCGGATGCGCCGCGAGACCAGGGACGGCCTTTCCCGGCAGCTCATCGAATCCGAGATCCCCGCAGCGGTGGATGTCATCCGGCGGTCCGTGGCCGCGATGCCGCTGAACGCGCCGTTGCGCGCTCTCCCTGCCATCCTCCGCCTGGTCGGCGAGACGACGAGCGCAATCGTCGCGCAATCGTCGACAGCGGAGTACATCGACGACGTGCGCCTGGTCCTCAGAGAGGCCGTGACCCGCGGCTTCCTGCATACGCCCCGATTGCCCAGGACGCCCCGGCAGCGGCGTGCGCTCCGCCGCGCGGCGGAATTGTCGGACAGGTGGTTGACGCAACACCAATTGCAGCAGCACGCCCGCAAGGCCAACGCGATCGACGACATCCTGACGCTGCACCGCGCCGACCCGATGTTCCTCCCCGAGTGCGACCTCCCGCTCACCGCCCTGTTGCCGCTGTTCGCCGGCGTCGAGACCGTGGGGAGCATCGGCGCCTGCATGCTCTACGTCGTGCTGAAGAACCCCGCGTTGCGGGAGCGGGCGCAGGCCGAGGCGGACGCCCTGTTCGCCGGCGGTACACCGGATGCGGCGAAGGTGCACGAGTTGGACGTCCTGTACCGGATCATGCTCGAAGCGCTGCGCATGTATACGCCGGTCCCGGGGATTCAACGCAAGGTGACCACGTCGTTCGACTTCGACGGACACCGGATTCCCGCGGGTGCGGATCTGTTCCTCGCCTTTTTCGTCACGCACGACCTGCCGGAGCACTTTCCCGATCCGCAGCGGTTCGACATAGACCGCTACCTGCCGGGGCGTGAGGAACACAAGCAGCCGGGCGTGTTCGCGCCTTTCGGCGTCGGCGTGCATCATTGCGCCGGCCGCGGGTTCGCCGAAACGCAACTGCCGCTACTTGTCGCGACCCTGCTGCACGAGGCCGACATGGAGCTGGTTCCGCCGACCTATGAATTGAAGACGGACCGTTGGGTTCTCTTTCCCTCCTTCGTTCCGGACAAGGGGTTCAGGTTCAGAATGAGAAGCCGACGGCATTGA
- a CDS encoding type III polyketide synthase yields the protein MTTGSNQTRPRIASLATAVPPHRVPQDEALDFFQRSFDIPPSRRDRLKQLFLNAEIETRYAAAPVHWYEQAHSFELKNDLYIDRAIDLLKQVAIDSLTVAGLACSDVDALVTVSSTGVAVPALDVRLMEELPFRRNVQRLPVFGLGCAGGALGLARAAACACAQPGSRILCLVVELCTLTFCRSDRTTANIVATALFGDGAAGAVLTTDGPGPAIRAWGEHTWPRSLDVMGWRVTQQGLELRLARGVPDFARHRVRRVTDDFLASVGLELADVDDFICHPGGSKVLEALEDAFGLPSGGLAASREILRDYGNMSAATVLFILKRVLMTSAADNGRHGGVRRYLMTGLGPGFSIGYLVLESD from the coding sequence ATGACGACAGGGTCCAACCAGACCCGGCCGCGAATCGCGTCGCTCGCCACCGCAGTGCCGCCCCACCGGGTCCCTCAGGACGAGGCGCTGGATTTCTTCCAGCGCTCGTTCGACATTCCGCCGTCCAGGCGAGACCGTCTGAAGCAGCTCTTCCTGAACGCCGAGATCGAGACGCGGTACGCCGCTGCCCCCGTCCATTGGTACGAACAGGCACACAGCTTCGAGTTGAAGAACGATCTGTACATCGACAGGGCGATCGACCTGCTCAAGCAGGTGGCCATCGACAGCCTGACCGTCGCCGGCCTGGCGTGCAGCGACGTCGACGCGCTCGTCACCGTCTCGTCGACGGGCGTCGCCGTGCCCGCGCTCGATGTCCGGCTGATGGAGGAGCTGCCCTTTCGGCGCAACGTGCAGCGCCTGCCGGTGTTCGGCCTCGGATGCGCAGGCGGGGCGCTGGGGCTGGCGCGCGCCGCCGCCTGCGCGTGCGCCCAGCCCGGCAGCCGCATCCTGTGCCTGGTCGTCGAGCTCTGCACCCTCACCTTCTGCCGCAGCGATCGGACGACCGCGAACATCGTCGCCACCGCTCTGTTCGGCGACGGCGCGGCGGGCGCGGTGCTGACCACGGACGGACCCGGACCCGCGATCAGGGCCTGGGGCGAGCATACCTGGCCCCGCAGCCTCGACGTCATGGGCTGGCGCGTCACGCAACAGGGGCTGGAGTTGCGGCTGGCGCGCGGCGTTCCCGATTTCGCCAGACACCGGGTGCGGCGCGTCACCGACGACTTTCTCGCTTCCGTGGGCCTGGAGCTCGCCGACGTCGACGACTTCATCTGCCACCCCGGCGGGTCCAAGGTGCTGGAGGCGCTCGAAGACGCCTTCGGTCTCCCGTCCGGCGGCCTCGCCGCGTCCCGGGAGATTCTGCGCGACTACGGCAACATGTCGGCGGCCACCGTGCTCTTCATCCTGAAGCGCGTCCTCATGACCTCGGCCGCCGACAACGGGCGGCACGGAGGGGTGCGGCGGTATCTGATGACCGGGCTGGGGCCCGGCTTCTCGATCGGGTACCTGGTGTTGGAGTCGGACTGA